Proteins from a genomic interval of Niabella soli DSM 19437:
- a CDS encoding heparinase II/III domain-containing protein: protein MDHLIRWWRGAALPLFLVMLLQTGVVSKLFSQADSVTATAVVGDHPRLLLRENEEKNIRANIAADPVWQRMHKAILEECDKMIPVPPVERIKIGRRLLGKSREALRRLFFLSYAYRMTQDKKYLDRAEKEMLAISAFSDWNPSHFLDVAEMTMALSIGYDWLYKKLPAGSRAVIKTAIIEKGLNPSLDPKNNGWLKVEHNWNQVCNAGMTYGALAVYEGDPASSRGIINRAIKSIVRPMEEYAPDGAYPEGYGYWGYGTSFNVLFLQALNKCFGTDFGLSKRQGFLKTASFLENMTGPTGKPFNFSDAGERGGSLQPALFWFASSLHDPALLWVARDRLLKDDFAAFMNERLLPGVMLWNDGIKINAITAPKDLIWVGRGRTPVALMRTSWTDTSAIFVGMKGGSASVNHAHMDIGSFVMDAQGVRWAMDFGAQDYESLESKGLQIFGRTQDAQRWTVFRYINQVHNTLTVNGQQQLVKGYAPITGYSRQPSFLNATVDLGEIYKGTLVKALRGVAIVEGKYVAVRDEMETADTPVTIRWTMLTPADAKITGEHTIELTQKGRKLLLKVAASGKVVMKTWPTAPPHEYDAANPGTVLVGFELAVPAHTKAFTVVSLLPGNDSVTAVVSPLSKWPSAK from the coding sequence ATGGATCATTTAATACGATGGTGGCGGGGGGCCGCACTTCCGCTGTTTCTTGTAATGCTGTTACAGACCGGCGTTGTTAGTAAATTGTTTTCCCAGGCTGATTCTGTAACGGCAACTGCGGTGGTGGGTGATCATCCAAGGCTCCTGCTGCGGGAGAATGAGGAAAAGAATATCAGGGCTAATATTGCTGCAGATCCTGTATGGCAGCGTATGCATAAAGCCATTCTGGAGGAGTGCGATAAAATGATACCAGTGCCACCGGTTGAACGCATAAAGATCGGGCGCAGATTATTGGGGAAATCGAGAGAAGCATTAAGACGCCTGTTTTTCCTGTCTTATGCATATCGTATGACACAGGATAAAAAGTATCTGGATCGCGCAGAAAAAGAAATGCTGGCGATTTCGGCTTTTAGCGACTGGAACCCTTCTCACTTTCTGGATGTTGCTGAAATGACAATGGCCTTATCGATCGGGTACGACTGGTTATATAAAAAGTTGCCGGCAGGCTCAAGGGCAGTTATCAAAACAGCGATCATTGAAAAGGGGCTGAATCCTTCGCTTGATCCTAAAAATAATGGCTGGTTAAAGGTGGAGCACAACTGGAACCAGGTATGTAACGCCGGCATGACCTACGGCGCTCTGGCGGTTTATGAAGGCGATCCTGCTTCTTCCCGCGGTATTATTAATCGTGCGATAAAATCGATTGTAAGGCCCATGGAGGAATATGCTCCGGATGGCGCATATCCTGAAGGATATGGGTATTGGGGTTATGGTACAAGTTTTAATGTGCTTTTTTTACAGGCATTGAATAAATGCTTTGGAACTGATTTTGGGCTTAGCAAGCGCCAGGGATTTTTAAAGACGGCATCTTTCCTGGAAAATATGACCGGCCCAACAGGAAAACCATTTAACTTTTCAGATGCAGGTGAGCGTGGCGGCAGCTTACAACCGGCTTTGTTTTGGTTTGCTTCCTCGCTGCATGATCCGGCGCTGTTGTGGGTAGCGCGCGACCGGTTGCTTAAAGATGACTTTGCAGCATTTATGAACGAGCGATTGCTTCCCGGAGTGATGTTATGGAATGATGGTATTAAAATAAATGCCATTACAGCCCCCAAAGACCTGATATGGGTAGGCCGGGGTAGAACGCCCGTTGCATTGATGCGAACGTCCTGGACGGACACCTCAGCGATTTTTGTAGGGATGAAAGGCGGCTCTGCATCGGTTAATCATGCGCACATGGACATCGGTTCTTTTGTTATGGACGCGCAGGGCGTTCGCTGGGCGATGGATTTTGGAGCGCAGGATTATGAATCGCTCGAATCAAAAGGGTTGCAGATATTTGGCAGAACACAGGATGCACAGCGATGGACGGTATTCCGTTATATTAACCAGGTGCATAATACGCTCACCGTAAATGGGCAGCAGCAGTTAGTAAAAGGATATGCGCCCATAACCGGCTACTCGCGGCAGCCCTCCTTCCTTAATGCGACTGTTGATCTTGGTGAGATCTATAAAGGAACGCTGGTGAAAGCCCTGAGGGGCGTGGCAATAGTAGAGGGGAAATATGTGGCCGTCCGTGATGAAATGGAGACGGCAGATACTCCTGTAACGATACGATGGACAATGCTAACGCCCGCTGATGCAAAGATTACCGGGGAGCATACCATAGAGCTTACCCAGAAAGGTAGAAAGCTATTATTGAAGGTGGCGGCATCGGGGAAGGTTGTAATGAAAACCTGGCCCACTGCACCGCCGCATGAGTATGATGCGGCGAATCCCGGTACCGTGCTGGTGGGTTTTGAGCTTGCGGTGCCTGCGCATACGAAAGCATTTACTGTAGTAAGCTTGCTGCCGGGAAATGATTCCGTAACGGCAGTGGTGTCTCCTTTGAGCAAATGGCCTTCAGCCAAATAG
- a CDS encoding right-handed parallel beta-helix repeat-containing protein, whose protein sequence is MLLIQSLNAQKMQHPGINQNAADLAEMKHKVLSGQEPWKTAFNQLKAMTDAPFVAKPFAHVLRGPYGRPNIGGNELSASAEMAYNCALVWYITSDRKYARKAIAILNAWSPVLWDFDYNDAKLLAAWTGHALCNAAELLKYTNAGWEPKDIDAFQHMLMTAYYPLLRYYFPEANGNWDGAIIHSIMAIAVFTDNRPMFENAVDHFLHGPVNGSVFKYIYPNGQCQESPRDQGHVQLGLGEFAGAAQVAYTQGVDLFSIGNNRLGMGFEYTAGFLLGHTQQCYCVISERAKNLGGNYEYVYRHYKAMGVELPFVKTAADAVRPKAARNVLTAVRQLNGKIITQSKPHRQYPLQSVAGAGAIQQKPYPAAVISVLPGQSVQEAVDKAAGSGGQVLIKAGVHTLPATLRLPSGVQIVGEGIASILFLDPASGARDAIVNNEEAMHDVAIKNLVIEGSVSVDPGTDPNSNRSFKGRYNRGGIIFRSSKEGGMRNIMLENITVRNCTFNGVLISGADSVTVSGCDLSENGGNVIPGPSLQHNLLLTHCRKIKVEHSRLVTSPYGSGIALEHCRQALLARCEVARNGYYGILISESKDILVRQNLIEGNDRSGALIAFLYKGSDGVIMDSNLIHYNGGYGVESYAAKNSRYVKNIYEGNGKGAQQEKISDEKTVLMH, encoded by the coding sequence ATGCTATTAATCCAATCATTGAATGCACAAAAGATGCAGCATCCGGGGATTAATCAAAATGCTGCCGACCTTGCCGAAATGAAACATAAGGTATTGAGCGGCCAGGAGCCCTGGAAAACGGCTTTTAATCAGCTTAAAGCAATGACGGATGCCCCCTTTGTTGCCAAGCCGTTCGCTCATGTGCTTCGGGGACCATATGGACGACCGAATATAGGAGGTAATGAATTGTCGGCGAGCGCCGAAATGGCGTATAACTGTGCATTGGTATGGTATATAACTTCAGACAGGAAATATGCCCGCAAGGCGATAGCAATACTAAATGCCTGGTCGCCGGTGCTTTGGGATTTTGATTACAATGACGCAAAATTGCTCGCGGCATGGACGGGGCATGCACTTTGCAATGCTGCAGAACTGCTGAAATATACAAATGCCGGTTGGGAGCCCAAAGATATCGATGCCTTTCAGCATATGCTGATGACGGCCTATTATCCGTTATTACGGTATTATTTCCCCGAAGCAAATGGTAATTGGGACGGGGCGATCATTCACAGCATAATGGCTATAGCGGTGTTTACAGATAACCGGCCTATGTTTGAGAATGCTGTTGACCACTTCCTGCATGGTCCGGTAAACGGTAGTGTTTTTAAATACATTTATCCCAATGGCCAGTGCCAGGAAAGTCCGCGCGACCAGGGGCATGTGCAATTGGGCCTCGGCGAATTTGCAGGCGCTGCGCAGGTGGCCTACACACAAGGCGTCGATCTGTTTTCCATTGGTAATAACCGGTTAGGCATGGGCTTTGAATATACTGCGGGTTTTTTATTGGGGCACACCCAACAATGCTATTGTGTTATATCAGAACGTGCAAAAAACCTGGGCGGCAATTATGAATATGTTTATCGTCATTATAAAGCGATGGGTGTTGAATTGCCGTTTGTGAAAACAGCGGCAGACGCGGTAAGGCCAAAGGCTGCCCGCAATGTGTTGACCGCTGTAAGGCAGCTCAACGGGAAAATAATAACACAATCAAAGCCACACCGGCAATACCCCCTGCAATCCGTGGCAGGCGCCGGTGCTATACAGCAAAAGCCTTACCCGGCGGCTGTTATTTCCGTGTTGCCCGGCCAGTCTGTACAGGAGGCGGTTGATAAAGCCGCCGGGTCCGGTGGACAGGTATTAATAAAAGCAGGGGTACATACCTTGCCGGCAACCCTCCGGTTACCCTCGGGGGTACAAATCGTTGGAGAGGGAATCGCTTCGATCCTGTTTTTGGATCCGGCGTCAGGGGCAAGAGACGCGATTGTGAATAATGAAGAAGCTATGCACGACGTGGCCATAAAAAATTTAGTGATCGAAGGCTCCGTTAGTGTTGATCCCGGAACGGATCCCAACTCTAATCGTTCCTTTAAAGGACGTTACAACAGAGGGGGTATCATATTCCGTTCATCAAAAGAAGGTGGAATGCGCAATATTATGCTTGAAAATATCACCGTAAGGAACTGTACATTTAACGGAGTGTTGATCAGCGGGGCGGATTCGGTAACGGTATCGGGTTGTGATCTTAGTGAGAATGGCGGCAATGTTATTCCCGGGCCTTCGTTACAGCATAACCTGTTATTGACGCATTGCCGGAAAATAAAAGTCGAGCACTCGCGGTTGGTTACTTCGCCCTATGGAAGTGGTATTGCCCTGGAGCATTGCAGGCAAGCCTTGCTGGCCCGTTGTGAAGTAGCTAGAAACGGTTACTATGGCATCTTGATCAGCGAGAGCAAAGATATTCTTGTCCGTCAGAATCTTATCGAGGGGAATGACCGTAGCGGGGCGCTGATTGCTTTTTTATACAAAGGATCAGACGGCGTGATAATGGATAGCAATCTTATTCATTACAATGGTGGCTACGGCGTAGAATCTTACGCTGCAAAGAACAGCAGGTATGTGAAAAATATATATGAAGGGAATGGAAAGGGGGCACAGCAGGAAAAAATATCCGATGAGAAAACCGTACTGATGCATTGA
- a CDS encoding DUF4466 family protein — protein MMLHCIKVFGKTAIAVLAMMLFFTGCKKKEYALPVPKDVLQNDVIKRTLGPNIVGQQIEFAYAMAILPEKGKLSSAQVEASIAGASGTYLENRSFYTNGSGQDVGVTVGAPSVTSGNVTSVTYNVDTAAATLRYYYVIPEEARGKQVSFTFSAKSSNGQTVSYKMGPYTVATMDMVRNLNVSNGASAYISIADMKVYNSTDAAANPDKIDLVYVYYADPAVAFNHALVSPAADAQYRPGVTLPAGVNKSTKIEKVFNLQDYNLAQSQYGIYIDDLDFKKLDLSNAPNFAINLKAEAGAWVETSDGKYRAYIYFNSVNNTGKSAVISMKRYTMNAQ, from the coding sequence ATGATGTTACATTGTATAAAAGTATTTGGCAAAACAGCAATAGCTGTACTGGCAATGATGCTTTTTTTTACCGGGTGTAAAAAAAAGGAATATGCGCTTCCCGTTCCAAAGGATGTTTTGCAAAATGATGTAATTAAGCGAACCCTTGGTCCTAATATTGTTGGGCAGCAAATAGAATTTGCGTATGCAATGGCTATTTTGCCGGAGAAGGGTAAATTGTCTTCAGCACAGGTAGAAGCGTCCATTGCAGGTGCCTCCGGCACCTATCTTGAAAACCGTTCTTTTTACACTAACGGAAGTGGACAGGATGTGGGCGTTACCGTGGGCGCGCCATCGGTAACCTCTGGTAATGTGACGTCTGTTACCTATAATGTAGATACCGCCGCTGCTACGCTCCGCTACTACTATGTAATCCCGGAAGAAGCCCGTGGCAAGCAGGTTTCGTTTACTTTCTCTGCAAAAAGCAGTAATGGTCAAACTGTTTCCTATAAAATGGGGCCTTACACCGTTGCCACTATGGACATGGTACGCAACCTTAATGTAAGCAACGGGGCATCTGCATATATTTCTATTGCTGACATGAAAGTATATAATAGCACGGACGCTGCTGCCAACCCCGATAAGATAGATCTGGTATATGTATATTATGCAGATCCGGCAGTTGCCTTTAACCATGCGCTGGTTTCTCCTGCCGCGGATGCACAATACCGGCCGGGAGTAACCTTGCCTGCTGGTGTAAACAAAAGCACTAAAATAGAAAAAGTGTTCAACCTGCAGGATTATAACCTGGCACAATCCCAGTATGGTATCTATATCGATGATCTTGATTTTAAAAAGCTCGATCTGTCCAATGCTCCCAATTTTGCCATCAATCTGAAAGCAGAGGCCGGGGCCTGGGTAGAAACCAGTGACGGCAAATACCGGGCGTATATTTATTTTAATTCTGTGAACAATACTGGCAAAAGTGCGGTGATCAGTATGAAACGGTATACAATGAACGCTCAGTAA
- a CDS encoding RagB/SusD family nutrient uptake outer membrane protein, with protein MMKTKLKKNTLLVPAMLLLLLLQISCRKDLLNREPTTELASASFWNSEADATTALMGAYAATRPCFDRDYYLDGQSEYVRARGTSTTSGNLTLGDAYNGGNYNPTGYGGSFDKMFRYLYGAVNRTNYVIDNVNRMLTTASATSVAGLERVVGEARLLRGMAYFKLISMWGDVPYIGHEIKDNSEVAGLSRMPIAQVKDSIMADFTYAYEKLPDNSGELGRASKPAALAFRGKLQLYWASWKNFGWPELEGFTQDAQEAKTAYAAAAEDFKKVINDYKLDLYMAGDPGDISPPGKADKLPNYYYLFTPKANGNSEMIMVFTHGGTGTGQGEELMRDFAGRSHEGSQCWVSPRYEIADRYQLLTTGDFAPPMIPMNPSTNTAARTTLNSAVNPQSYANRDYRMKATIEWDYEMSVGMVSLKSTGFVPFIYKTWAQPVKIDGVSYTTYNTDGSNSGYVFRKFVRDYAGQGRSDGDLAWPVMRLADVFLMYAEATNEVNGPQADAIALVNRIRHRGNLPPLTADKTDTKEHFFSAIEQERIVELAGEGMRGFDLRRWRALERVWGPPGSAGVWRIDTWGANQQRYFQNTSAREYQQDYIFRIPPSERDKNPNLTQNIPWR; from the coding sequence ATGATGAAAACAAAATTGAAAAAGAATACTTTATTAGTGCCTGCAATGTTATTGCTGCTATTGCTGCAAATTTCCTGCAGGAAGGATTTGCTGAACAGGGAGCCGACTACGGAACTGGCATCGGCGAGTTTCTGGAACTCGGAGGCGGATGCCACAACCGCATTAATGGGAGCGTATGCTGCCACGCGCCCTTGTTTTGACCGGGATTATTACCTGGACGGCCAGTCGGAATACGTGCGCGCCCGGGGCACCAGTACCACCAGTGGTAATCTTACACTGGGCGATGCCTATAATGGCGGCAATTATAACCCCACCGGCTATGGCGGCAGCTTTGATAAAATGTTTCGCTATCTCTACGGGGCAGTAAATCGTACCAATTATGTTATTGATAATGTAAACCGCATGCTGACAACGGCCAGTGCTACATCTGTAGCAGGGCTGGAGCGGGTAGTGGGAGAAGCCCGCCTGTTGCGGGGTATGGCCTATTTTAAGCTGATCTCCATGTGGGGCGATGTGCCTTATATCGGGCATGAGATAAAAGATAATTCCGAGGTAGCCGGTTTATCCCGGATGCCAATAGCCCAGGTAAAGGATTCGATTATGGCTGATTTTACCTATGCTTACGAGAAGTTGCCGGATAATTCCGGTGAACTGGGCAGGGCGTCCAAACCGGCAGCGCTGGCTTTTAGAGGAAAGCTGCAATTATACTGGGCCTCCTGGAAGAACTTTGGCTGGCCGGAGCTGGAAGGGTTTACGCAGGACGCCCAGGAAGCAAAAACGGCCTATGCCGCCGCCGCGGAAGATTTTAAAAAAGTGATCAATGATTATAAGCTCGATCTGTATATGGCCGGCGATCCGGGGGATATTTCTCCGCCGGGAAAAGCGGATAAGCTGCCTAACTATTATTATCTTTTTACTCCAAAGGCGAATGGCAATTCAGAAATGATCATGGTGTTTACACATGGCGGAACCGGCACCGGGCAAGGAGAAGAACTGATGCGTGATTTTGCCGGCCGCTCGCATGAAGGATCACAATGCTGGGTATCGCCCCGCTATGAAATTGCCGATCGTTACCAGTTGCTGACCACAGGCGATTTTGCGCCGCCAATGATACCGATGAACCCGTCTACCAATACGGCTGCACGTACCACGCTTAACTCGGCGGTAAATCCGCAGAGCTATGCCAACCGCGATTACCGGATGAAAGCCACGATCGAATGGGATTACGAGATGAGTGTGGGTATGGTTTCTCTTAAGTCCACCGGGTTCGTGCCCTTCATTTATAAAACCTGGGCACAGCCGGTTAAAATTGATGGTGTTTCCTACACCACTTATAATACGGATGGTTCCAATTCAGGTTATGTGTTTCGCAAATTTGTGCGGGATTATGCCGGACAGGGCAGAAGCGATGGCGACTTAGCCTGGCCGGTGATGCGCCTGGCCGATGTGTTTCTGATGTATGCAGAAGCAACCAATGAAGTGAACGGGCCGCAGGCAGATGCCATTGCGCTGGTGAACCGCATTCGTCATCGCGGTAATCTTCCGCCGCTTACCGCTGATAAAACGGATACTAAGGAGCATTTTTTTAGCGCTATAGAACAAGAGCGGATTGTCGAATTGGCCGGCGAGGGTATGAGGGGGTTCGATTTGCGCCGCTGGAGAGCATTGGAAAGGGTATGGGGCCCTCCCGGTAGTGCGGGGGTTTGGCGCATTGATACCTGGGGCGCCAATCAGCAGCGCTATTTCCAGAACACTTCCGCACGGGAGTACCAGCAGGACTATATATTCAGAATTCCGCCCAGCGAGCGGGATAAGAACCCGAACCTTACACAAAATATTCCCTGGAGATAA
- a CDS encoding SusC/RagA family TonB-linked outer membrane protein: MSQVLNPRIKNGWCILCLVLPLLLSSVCSFAQLKTVSGVVKDESGNPLPDVSVVASKTNAGTKTDASGHFRIAAEQGSGLVFSSVSYATYTLVVGKATSYDITLKLLNSDLSDVVVVGYGKQKKVNLVGAVSMVKIDDKTTGRALPNVSSALTGLVPGLSAVQNSGMAGANGAQLIIRGLGTANNSSPLVVVDGMPDVDINRVNLNDIESISVLKDATSASVYGSRAANGVILITTKSGKGNNKTAFNASSNMTLEVPRKAYAFMADYPRALTLEQVRAATNTLPGNQLFKNGTIDQWMALGMIDPLRYPNTDWWNIILQNGAYQNYNVSASGGNDKSNFFSSVGMLDEMGMQINNSYRQYNARFNFDYKLKSNMNTGVRFSGNWSDYTYALAEGFTDPSSTNTAGFDMQYAIAGITPYDPVSGHYGGVMAYGEDPQAYNPYTLYQNQLNRRNRQEAYTSMYWDWTPIKGLTARVDYSLNYYNQFSYVANTPNQAFNFQLNNYGSRVYVGQNAGISNNTNTGYKTILNGRLNYHTVIAKNHDISGLFVYAEEFWYDRSQGSSRNDRLYPTLHEIDAALTDIQGTSGNSSTEGLRSYIGRVNYTAYNKYLLEGNFRVDGSSKFLPGHRYGFFPSLALGWKFTEESFISNFTDKFLSQGKLRVSYGGLGNNSGIGRYQQQPTLTTMNYIIANSIRTGFVNSKMTNQELTWEKTNVLNIGLDLGFLNNRLTAELDYYDRLTTGMLRPSDLSIFLTGAYSPAPSRNIGNMRNRGVEANIAWKDNIGKNINYGINLNASYNRNRLESWNQLLTRGASSGGYNAFINMPYGYLYYYDAIGIAQTWQDVYNATPQGAQPGDILRRDVNGDGRIDGNDQIADPKSNENIPSLNGSLTGYISWKGIDLSCMLQGASGRKDFWLNAFNNVNFNTSRYASTWDHWNNPWSVGNRDGIWPRLGGSGNNTTTSSFWLDDMSYLRVKNLQIGYSLPQSLLQRVHVASLRIAGSAENIATITSYRGLDPEKAGNNNNMYPIVKSYSLVIQLGF, translated from the coding sequence ATGTCTCAGGTATTAAATCCTCGGATAAAGAATGGTTGGTGCATTCTTTGTCTGGTCCTGCCGCTACTTTTATCCTCCGTTTGTTCTTTTGCACAACTGAAAACGGTTTCGGGTGTGGTTAAAGATGAGTCTGGCAACCCGCTGCCGGATGTCTCCGTAGTGGCTTCCAAAACCAATGCGGGTACTAAAACAGATGCTTCCGGGCATTTTCGTATTGCAGCAGAGCAAGGTTCCGGGTTGGTCTTTTCCTCGGTCAGCTATGCAACCTATACCTTGGTGGTGGGTAAGGCAACAAGCTATGATATAACGCTGAAGCTGCTCAACAGTGATCTGTCCGATGTAGTGGTAGTGGGGTATGGAAAACAGAAAAAAGTAAACCTCGTTGGGGCGGTATCCATGGTAAAGATTGATGATAAGACCACCGGTCGTGCGTTGCCGAATGTGTCTTCCGCCCTTACCGGCCTGGTTCCCGGCCTGTCTGCCGTACAAAACTCAGGAATGGCCGGTGCCAACGGAGCACAGCTCATTATCCGTGGCCTGGGCACGGCCAACAACTCCTCGCCACTGGTGGTGGTGGATGGTATGCCGGATGTGGACATTAACCGGGTGAACCTTAATGATATTGAAAGCATCTCTGTTTTAAAAGATGCCACTTCCGCTTCGGTATATGGATCGCGGGCGGCCAACGGTGTTATATTGATCACCACAAAATCCGGCAAAGGGAACAATAAAACAGCCTTTAATGCTTCCAGCAATATGACGCTTGAAGTGCCTAGGAAGGCTTACGCGTTTATGGCAGATTATCCCCGGGCGCTTACCCTGGAGCAGGTAAGAGCCGCTACCAATACATTACCGGGGAACCAACTCTTTAAAAATGGGACTATTGACCAATGGATGGCCCTGGGGATGATAGATCCGCTCCGGTATCCTAATACGGACTGGTGGAATATTATACTGCAAAACGGCGCGTATCAAAACTATAATGTATCTGCTTCAGGAGGCAACGACAAGTCGAACTTCTTTTCGTCTGTAGGAATGCTGGATGAAATGGGAATGCAGATCAACAATAGTTACCGGCAATATAACGCGCGGTTTAATTTCGATTATAAATTAAAGTCCAACATGAACACGGGGGTCCGCTTTAGCGGCAACTGGTCTGATTATACTTATGCGCTGGCAGAAGGGTTCACGGATCCATCTTCCACAAATACCGCCGGGTTCGATATGCAGTATGCCATTGCAGGTATTACGCCCTATGACCCTGTATCGGGTCATTACGGAGGGGTGATGGCTTACGGAGAAGATCCGCAGGCTTATAATCCTTATACGCTTTACCAGAACCAACTGAACCGGCGTAACCGGCAGGAGGCGTATACTTCTATGTATTGGGACTGGACGCCCATTAAGGGATTAACGGCAAGGGTTGATTATTCATTAAATTATTACAACCAGTTTTCATACGTTGCCAATACGCCCAACCAGGCCTTCAATTTTCAATTGAATAACTATGGCAGCCGTGTATATGTAGGACAGAACGCAGGAATATCCAACAATACCAACACGGGATATAAAACGATCCTGAACGGGCGGTTAAATTATCATACGGTTATTGCAAAAAATCATGATATCAGCGGCCTGTTTGTGTATGCTGAAGAGTTTTGGTACGACCGTAGCCAGGGCAGCTCAAGAAACGACCGGCTGTATCCTACTTTGCATGAGATAGATGCGGCACTTACGGATATACAGGGTACCAGCGGTAACTCAAGCACCGAAGGATTACGCTCCTACATCGGCCGGGTAAATTATACGGCCTATAACAAATATTTGCTGGAAGGCAATTTCCGGGTAGATGGTTCCTCCAAATTTTTACCGGGCCACCGTTATGGATTTTTCCCTTCCCTGGCGCTGGGATGGAAGTTTACGGAGGAAAGCTTTATTAGTAATTTTACGGATAAGTTTCTTTCACAAGGCAAGCTCCGGGTGTCCTATGGAGGGTTAGGCAACAACAGCGGCATCGGCCGCTATCAGCAACAACCCACGTTAACAACGATGAACTACATCATAGCCAACAGCATCCGGACGGGCTTTGTAAACTCAAAAATGACCAACCAGGAGTTGACCTGGGAAAAAACAAATGTGCTGAACATCGGGCTGGACCTGGGTTTCCTGAACAACCGGTTAACAGCGGAACTGGATTATTATGATCGCCTTACTACAGGAATGCTTCGCCCTTCCGATCTGTCTATATTTCTTACGGGTGCCTATAGCCCTGCTCCCAGCAGAAATATAGGTAATATGCGCAACAGGGGGGTGGAAGCGAATATTGCCTGGAAGGATAATATCGGAAAAAACATTAATTATGGCATTAATCTGAATGCAAGCTACAACAGGAACCGGCTGGAATCCTGGAACCAGCTCCTGACGCGGGGGGCCTCCAGCGGCGGTTATAATGCTTTCATAAATATGCCTTATGGCTACCTGTATTATTATGATGCCATTGGCATTGCCCAAACCTGGCAGGATGTGTATAATGCCACACCACAGGGTGCACAGCCCGGTGATATTTTGCGCAGGGATGTAAACGGCGATGGAAGGATCGATGGGAACGACCAGATCGCTGATCCCAAGAGCAACGAGAATATACCTTCACTAAACGGATCATTAACAGGTTACATTTCCTGGAAAGGGATCGATCTTTCCTGCATGCTGCAAGGGGCGTCCGGCAGGAAGGACTTCTGGCTGAACGCGTTTAATAATGTTAATTTTAATACCTCCCGCTATGCATCTACCTGGGATCACTGGAACAACCCCTGGTCGGTGGGAAACCGCGACGGTATATGGCCAAGGCTGGGGGGAAGCGGCAATAATACCACCACCTCTTCTTTCTGGCTCGATGATATGAGCTACCTGCGGGTAAAAAATTTACAGATAGGCTATTCGCTTCCTCAGTCTTTATTACAAAGAGTACATGTAGCCAGTTTACGCATAGCAGGATCGGCTGAAAACATTGCTACTATTACTTCTTACAGGGGGCTGGATCCTGAGAAGGCTGGTAACAATAATAACATGTATCCTATTGTAAAATCTTATTCACTCGTTATTCAACTGGGTTTCTAA